The genomic region CCGTTTCAATGATCTGCGCAACCAACTCGCGCTGGCTTACGAAGGTGACTCTGAAAATCTCAGCAAGAAGCTGCGCACTGGCAGATCGGTGGAAGAAATCTTCCGGAATGCCCAAGCGACATTCAACCAGTGGTCAAAATTGGCACCGGAAGATCGAACGGCGAAAGCTATTCTGGACTCCCTTGATTTTGACTTTTTCGAACTGCTGGATAGCGTAACTATTGCCCGTTCACGAAAGCACATTCAGACCTTCTACGATACCAGTGATATTGGACAGTTTCCCGAGCGTCGCAAGCCGTTGTCATTTCACTCGCCACTGACTGGGCGCACAGACGTGATGAGTTTCAACGAAATCTTTGAACAACTTTCGCTGCTCAAACTCGCTGTGTACGCCCCGATTAGCTATATTCTACCCAGTAGGCTCAAAAAATATGAAGACCTGTATGACACGCTTGTGGACGGCGGTAGAAGACGGCTCAAGCAGGTAGACCGCGAACAAAGTCTACAATCATTAATGACGACCAACTTGCTCAAACGCCTTGAAAGTTCTGTTGAGGCATTTCGACTGACTCTGACAAGCCTGCAGGGCAATCACACTCGCACCTTGAACAAAATCGACTTGTTCAAGGCCGTAGGCGTTGCTGACAGCGTCTCTGACTGGACTGATAGCATGGTCAATCTAGAAGCCGAGGAAGACGATATCCCGCTTGGGGATTCGGAGATCGGCGGCAAGGTCAAAATCAACCTTGCCGACATGGACCTCCCATCTTGGGAGCACGACCTAAAGGTTGATCTGGAAGTTATTAATGCCTTGCTGACCTCTATGGCAAAGGTCACGCCCAAGGATGATTCCAAGCTGCAACATTTAAAAGGGCTAATTCTCAATAAAATTCAAAACCCTATCAATGACGGTAATAAAAAAGTCCTCATTTTCACAGCGTTCGCTGACACGGCCAGTTACCTCTATAATAATCTGGCAGCCACCATACTGGCGACACATGGCCTTCACACCGGAAAAGTCACCGGCAAAGACGCGCCAAAATCAACTCTCAAAAAGAATTATGATTTCCAATCATTGCTGACGCTTTTCTCTCCTCGCGCCAAGGAAAAAGCTCAAGTGCTCCCAAGGGAACCTGAGGAATTGGATCTTCTGATCGGCACCGACTGCATTTCCGAAGGGCAGAACCTCCAGGACTGCGATTACCTGATCAACTACGACATCCACTGGAACCCGGTTCGCATCATCCAACGATTCGGGCGCATTGACCGCATCGGTTCTATCAACAAGACCATCCAGTTGGTGAACTATTGGCCCGATATTTCTCTGGATGAGTACATCAACCTCAAGGAACGGGTCGAAAACAGGATGGTCATTGCCGACGTAACGGCCACCGGAGATGACAACGTCCTCACGGCAAAAAGCAGTGAGATTTCATATCGGAAAGAACAGCTCCGGCGTCTGCAGGAAGAAGTGATTGAACTGGAAGACCTGAAGACGGGCGTATCCATTACCGACCTGGGCCTGAATGACTTTCGTATGGACCTGCTTAATTATGTCAAAACCAATGGCGACCTCGCTAGCGTGCCGGGTGGTATGCATGCGGTTGTCCCAGCCAGGCCGACAATGGGTTTGCACCCAGGCATCATCTTCACACTGCGTAACCGCAACCATGCGATTAACATCAATCAACACAACCGGCTTCACCCTTACTATCTGATTTATATCGCCCAGGATGGTGAGATTTTATCCAACCATACTGAGGTCAAAAAGCTGCTCGACCTGGTTCGTTCCAGTTGCAAAGGTCAGGATGAACCCATCGCCCAAGTCTGCCGACTTTTCAATCAGCAAACGGACGAAGGTCGAAATATGAAGGCTTGTTCCGACCTACTGAGTACAGCAATCCGTTCGATGATCGATGTCAAGGAAGAGAAGGATCTGGACAGCTTGTTCTCTGGCGGCAAAACCACGGCCCTTGTGAACACCATTGCTGGGCTTGACGATTTTGAACTCGTCGCCTTCCTAGTTGTTCAAAAATAACCGCACTAAGTTTAAGCAAATAGGTTTGATTTGGGAGAAGATATGACAACATTTGACAGCACTAAGTCCTCATTAAGTGAACTATTGCGCGACATTATCGCCGGTAAAATTCAATTGCCGGACTTTCAGCGCGGTTGGGTGTGGGATGATGATCACATACGGGACTTACTTGTCAGTATTGCCAGATCATTTCCCATTGGTGCAGTTATGTTGCTTGAAGCGGGTGGTGAAGTACGATTTCAGACGAGGCCAGTTGAAGGATTGGAAAGAAAAATTCCCAAGAGTCAGTTGCCGGAAAAACTAATTCTAGATGGTCAGCAGCGCCTGACAACTCTCACACAAACATTGGCGCTCGATGAGCCTGTAGATACCCGTACAGCTAAAGGAAAAAAAATACAACGTCATTATTACTTTGATATTCGAAAAGCAGTGGAATCACCATATAGTTTAGAAGATGCAGTGATTGCCGTGGATGACAGTCGTCAACTGCGCTCAAATTTTGGTCGCGATGTAGATTTGGATCTTTCAACTCGGGAATTGGAGTGTAAGCAATTATACTTTCCTTGTAGTCAGATAATGAGTTCAGACGACTGGGAGGCTACACTGCACCAAGTAGCGCCAGAACAGTTTGGTGCCTATATGGCATTCCGCAAGCTTGTACTTACACCATTTCGAACTTACCAACTTCCTGTGATTTTACTGAAGAAGGAGACATCTAAAGAGGCTGTCTGTTTGGTGTTTGAAAAGGTGAATACCGGTGGCGTGGCTCTGTCAGTCTTTGAGCTGATTACTGCCAGCTATGCAGCTGAAGGGTACAATCTGCGGGATGATTGGTTTGGTTCAAATGTTCGAAACGTTGATTCTCGGCAGGCGCGAATTGAGAAGGATGACTTACTCAAAGGGACAGAATCCACCGAGTTTCTTCAAGCCATTAGCTTGCTCACAACACATGAATTGCGTCTTGCCGACATCCAAGCTGGCAAGACAGGCAAGCAGGTGCGCCCTGTAAGTGCAAAACGAGCCGATGTGCTCCAACTCCCTCTTTCTGCCTGGCACAAGTGGGCGAATTCCCTCGAATCGGGTTTTCGTCAAGTTGGCCGGTTTCTGCGAAAAGAATGTTTTTATAACAGAAGAGACCTGCCTTATAGCACGCAACTTATTCCCTTGGCGGCCGTGTTGACTCAACTTGGTGATCGATGGTTGGAACCGCGCATCTACGACAAGCTTTCACAGTGGTTCTGGTGCGGTGTATTGGGGGAGCTCTATGGTGGAGCTGTAGAAACTCGCATTGCCAACGATTATGAAGAATTATTGCGGTGGGTTGATGACGATGAAGTCATCCCACGAACAGTTCGAGATGCAAGCTTCAGACCTGAACGTTTTGACACTCTTCGCTCTCGTCTTAGTGCCGCCTATAAAGGTATAAATACTTTGGTTCTTCGCGAAGGATCAAAAGATTGGTTTTGGAAGGCCAGTATTCGGGAATTGGATGCAGACGAGATTGCGATGGATATTCATCACATATTTCCGCGTGCATGGTGCGAAAGGAAGGGAATCAGAAGCGATCGATACGACTCTATTCTCAATAAGACACCAATATCTTACAAAGCTAATCGAAAAATTGGCGGAGATGCGCCGTCAGTTTATATCCAGCGTATCCAACACGAAAAGCAGGTTAAATTGAACGAAGAACAAATGAATAAAATACTTGCCACACATGCATTAGAACCAGACCTTCTCAGGTCTGATGACTTTGATCGCTTCGTCGAAGATCGCTGTTCTCGTATGGTATCCCTGATCGAAAGGGCAATGGGAAAGCGAGTGAGTTTGGCTGAGGAAAAAGAAGAGTACGAAATGAGAGACGAGCATGTTTTTTCCTCATGAACCTGATTGATTCTCCGTTTTTGTTTGAATACCCGGAACACGCATATTTCGGACGCGTGCTGCCCAAGAATAAAATCTACGAGCACGGAAGCCCACGTAGCGCCGTCAAGCAGTTGTTTGTCAGCCAGGTGGAGCAGATCGTCTGGCAGTACAAGCTCGCCCCGGAAACCATTAACATGAGTGGCTTACCGTCTGTTCCGGAAATTCAAATTTTTAGTATCGCCTTGAAGGATGGAGCCCTGAAGACGGAAGTGCTGCAATGCATTGACCTAGCCATACCATTCCCGATCATTTTTGAGCTTCGGTTCGACGGGAAAGTAAAACCTGTCGCCGCCTTTAAGCGGCCGAGTGAAACGGATGCCTGCAAGTGGGTCATTAGCGAATATTTTGATTGCGACTGGGCAGCTACCGATACGCCACGCAAGCCCTTGCCGATGGTTTTTGATCTTGAGGCACTCTACGGTCATTTGCTGCTGCCACTAATGCCGTACCCGGCACGGTCTGGCGAAGACCTGCAAAAACGAGTGGAGCGGATGGAGCGCATTCGGCTCAAGCAGCGGGAGCTGGAGCGTTGTGAGGCCCGACTCCGGAAAGAAAAGCAGTTCAACCGTAAGGTCGGGATCAATGCCGAACTGCGCGAAGTGAAAGCCCAGCTGTCGGAATTGAAAAAATAATGTTGCCAACACAGGTCGTTACGATTATGTTCCTTTCATCTGAATACAGAACAACACCCCCCACGCATCCCGTCAGCTCTGCGCACCATGGGGGGTTACTTATTTTGTCCAAGGGCACCCATGAGGTTTGCTAAACCCCCGAAGACATTCGAAGAACAAGTGGGAATCCTCTGTTCACGCGGAATGGAGATTGATGATCCTGAACGAGTCAGGAGATATCTTTCTCATTTGAACTACTATCGTCTTGCCGCCTATTGGCTACCCTTCGAACAAGACCATCCTACCCACCGTTTTCAACCCGGTACTCGCTTCAACACCGTGCTTGAACATTACATCTTTGACCGGGAACTGCGTCTTCTGGTCATGGATGCCATTGAACGTCTTGAAGTGTCTTTGCGCACCCGCTGGGCCTATTATCTTTCCCACACGTATGGACCGCATGCACATCTTGAAAGCCGCATCTTCAAATTAGATGGGCGCTGGTCACACGAAGAAAACCTTCGAAAGCTGAAGGACGTGGTTGATTCCAGTGCTGAGGTCTTTATCCGGCATTTTGACCGATACGATGAAGAGTTGCCGCCAGTTTGGGTCGTTTGTGAGGTCATGACTCTAGGACAACTTTCCAAATGGTATGCGAATCTGCGTCATAGCAAGGATCGGAATGCCATTGCCGAGGCGTACGGTCTTGATGAAGTCAATCTGACCTCCTTTCTCCATCATCTGAGCATTGTCCGCAATCTTTGTGCCCACCATGCACGGCTCTGGAATCGGGAGTTTGCTTTTACCTGGAAGCTACCACGTCTTAAACCGGTTGGACTCCTGGTGAATTTTCATGCCCCAGATGGGAGAAGGCTCTATAACACGTTGGTTATGCTCGCATATCTGATGGATCGAATTAATCCACACAGCTGGAAAACACGGCTGGAAGAATTGTTTACAAAACATCCGGAAGTTGCGGAACGTCATATGGGCTTTCCTGAGAATTGGCAGGATAGGTCGCTGTGGCGTGGTCAGATACTATAATGGAATAGATGCTCTCAATAAGGAATACTGAAATGGAAAAGATGAAAATGCACTCCCCAAACCTGACCCGGGAGAACATAACCCGTATCCGCGAGATGTTTCCCGGCTGTGTGACAGAGGCCCAGGGCAAAGACGGCAAGATTAGGCTGGCTGTGGATTTCGACCAGTTGCGGCAGGAGTTGTCCGAGTCCATAGTGGATGGCCCTCAAGAACGTTACCATCTCAACTGGCCAGGAAAACGTGAGGCGTTGCTCACTGCCAACGCTCCCATAGCCAAGACTCTGCGCCCCTGCCGCGAAGAGAGTGTAGATTTCGATACCACAAAGAGCCTGTTTATTGAGGGGGATAATCTGGAGGCTTTAAAGTTACTCCAGGAGACCTATCTCGGACAAGTCAAAATGATCTATGTTGATCCCCCGTATAATCGGAAAAAGGGGAATAATCTCGTTTACCGAGACGATTTCGTTGGTAACACCTATGAGTATCTAACGCAAAGCAATCAAGCCGACGAACATGGTTATCGACTTGTTGCCAACACGGAAGCAAATGGTAGGTTTCACTCCGATTGGCTCGGGATGATGTATCAACGCCTTCGAGTTGCAAGGAATCTTCTGGCACCAGCGGGAGTCATCGCTATATCCATCGATGATGCGGAAACAGCAAACGTTCTCCATTTGTGTTATGAAGTCTTCGGTGAATCGAATTTCGTTGGTACACTTATTTGGAAAAACGCTACTGACAACAACCCTACCAACGTTGCTGTCGAACACGAAAGCATTCATGTTTTTGCAAGAAGCAAAAGCAACTTGGAAGGTGTCTGGAAGAGTTCTGTCTCCGATGTCAAAGAAGTTCTCGTGAGAATTGGCTCTGAATTGGCTGAAAAGTATTCGGACTTAACTGATCTGCAATCGGCTTATACAGAGTGGTATCGCGAGAATAAGACACAACTTGGACCGTTAGCAGACTACAAGTTTATCGATGGAAATGGCGTTTATGCAGGTAGTCGTAGTGTTCATAACCCTGGGAAAGAAGGGTATCGATACGACGTTATTCATCCTGACACCGGCAAAGCCTGCAAGCAGCCGCTTATGGGGTATCGGTTTCCAGAAGAGACAATGAAGCGCTTGCTATCGGAGAGACGAGTTCTATTTGGAGATGATGAGAACAAGCTTATTGAACTGAAGGTATACGCCTCAGAGTTTGAGGATAAGCTGTCCAGCGTCTTTGAACTTGATGGTAGGTCTGGCCCATACGATTTAAAAGCTCTCTTCCCAGAAGGGAAGAAAGTGTTTTCTAATCCAAAGCCCGTTCTTCTGATGGAGCGTCTAGTATCCTTTATGACTGGGCCACAGGACATCTGCCTTGATATGTTCGCTGGTTCCTCGACGCTTGCGCATGCAACGCTTGAACTCAACCGGCGCGAAGGTGGAAGCCGCAGGTTCATAAGTGTCCAATATCCTGAGAGAATTGGGCAGGATAGCAAGGATGCAAAAGAGGCTTACAACTTCTGCAAGCAGGCAGGACTCGAACCTTTGATTTCCGAGATTTCAAAGGAACGTACGCGGCGTGCCGGGGCAGCGTTACGCGAAAAGGAAGGCGTTCCAGATTGGAGCCGGGATGTTGGCTTCCGCGTCCTCAAAATCGATTCATCCAACATGGCAGACGTCTACTATACTCCGGACGCTGCAGATCAAAACAAGTTTCAATACTACGTGGACAATATCAAGCCGGACCGCACATCTGAAGATCTGCTCTTTCAGGTGTTATTAGACTGGGGTGTGGATCTTTCGCTGCCCATCCGAAAAGAGACCATCCAGGGCAAGGCCGTCTTTTTTGTCAATGAGCCGCCCTATGATCTTGTGGCCTGCTTCGATACCGGCGTGAATGAGGACCTCGTCAAAGAACTTGCCAAGTTTGAGCCGTTGCGGGTTGTGTTCCGTGACGCTGGCTTTGCCACTGACGCCGCCAAGATCAATGTGGAACAGATCTTCAAGCAGATGTCTCCTGGCACTGACGTGAAATCGATTTAGGGAGGACTTGGCATGAAACTCAAGTTTAAAGTCCAGCCCTATCAGACCAGCGCGGTTGAATCCGTGGTCGATTGCTTTGCTGGGCAGGTGAATACCGCAGGTCTTGCCTACCGAATTGACCCAGGTGTGAACAAAAAGCTGTTGGCACAGGGGGCGACTTTGCCGGGGATTAATCTTGATGTTGAGCAGACCGGCTTCAAAAATGCTGATATCCACCTGACCGATGCCCAACTGCTGACCAATATCCAGGACGTTCAGCGTCGTCAGAACCTACCCTTGTCTGAAAATCTGGTCTCAAGCGCCGGATGCAAGGTAAATCTTGATGTGGAGATGGAAACCGGGACCGGCAAGACATACTGCTACGTCAAAACATTCTTTGAAATGAATAAGCGATACGGCTGGACCAAGTTCATCGTGGTGGTACCCAGCATTGCCATCCGTGAAGGCGTGCTCAAATCACTGGAGATTACCGCCGAACATTTCACCGAAAGCTACGGCAAGAAGGCCCGATTCTTTGCCTACAATTCCAGGCAGCTGCACCATCTGGAAAGCTTTTCCTCCGATGCGGGCATCAACGTCATGGTAATCAATATCCAGGCGTTCAATGCCACGGGAAAGGACAACCGCCGCATCTATGACGAGCTGGACGATTTCCAGTCACGCCGTCCCATCGATGTGATCAGCAGCAACCGTCCCATTCTGATCCTCGATGAGCCACAGAAGATGGAAGGTTCGAAAACGCTGGAGGCATTGACCAAGTTCAAGCCGCTGATGATCCTACGCTATTCGGCCACCCATCGGACCACGCACAACAAGATCCACCGCCTCGACGCTCTGGACGCGTATAACCAGAAGTTGGTTAAGAAAATCGCAGTGCGTGGTATCGCCGTAAAGGGACTGGCTGGCACTACGGGCTATCTCTATCTGGAATCCATTGAGATATCTAAAAAAGCGCCAATTGCCCGAATCGAGATGGAGGTGCGCCAAGGATCCGGTATTAAGCGGATAGTCAAACGCTTGGAACGAGGAACAGACCTGTTCGTTGAGTCGAACGAACTGGATCAATACCGAGACTTTGTCATTGCCCAGATCGACGCCACCAAGGATACCGTGGAGTTTACCAATGGTCATGTTCTGAGTACTGGCGATGCAACCGGCGATGTTACGGAAATGGCCATCCGACGGATTCAAATCAGGGAGGCGATCAGAGCCCATCTTGAGAAAGAACGGATACTCTTTGCCCAGGGCATCAAGGTACTGTCCCTTTTCTTCATCGACGGGGTGGTAAAATACCGGGACTATAACCATCCTGATACAAAGGGAGAGTACGCCCGGATTTTTGAAGAGGAGTACGAACGGCTCAAAGGAGAATTTTCGAGTCAGCTTCCGTTGGATAGTGGTGAATACCAGAGATTTCTTAAAGGAATTCCCGTCGGACTCACTCATAACGGGTATTTCTCAATCGATAAAAAATCAAATCAAATGAAGGAACCTGAAGGGATCAAGTGGGTTAAAGATGAAGAGACCGGACAAAAAACACTTCGATCCGATGACGTGGATGCCTACGATTTGATCTTGAAGGACAAGGAACGACTACTCTCATTCGCTGAACCGGTCCGGTTCATTTTCTCCCATTCAGCTCTACGGGAAGGCTGGGATAACCCCAATGTTTTTGTCATGTGCATGCTTAAGCATAGCGACAATTCGATCTCGCGTCGTCAGGAAGTTGGCCGGGGGTTGCGGATCAGCGTCAACCAGCTCGGGGATCGTATGGACAACCCGGCTACGGTCCATGACGTGAACGTCCTGACCGTTGTTGCCAGCGAGAGTTACAAGGACTTTGTCGGAAATCTTCAGCGTGAGATCAGCGAGTCCCTCTCTGCACGCCCACGCAAGGCGGATGAAGCCTACTTCACCGGGAAGGTCGTCACCACCGAAACTGGGACCGTGGAGATTACCCCGGTCATGGCTAAGCAGATCTACAAATACCTGTTGAAAAATGACTATACCGATGATGCGGACCAGGTTGCAACAGTCTACCATGAGGCGAAAGCAGCCGGAACGTTGGCTGCCCTTCCGCCCGAGCTTGCCCCTCACGCAGAGCAGATATTCGGATTGATCGACAGTGTCTTCAGCGACTCCCAGCTGCCCGTTCCTGAAAATGCCAACAAGGCGAAAATCAATCCAATCAATGACGCCAACTTCCAGAAGAAAGAATTTCAGGCGTTATGGAGTCGGATCAACCAGAAAGCGGTCTACCGCGTTGAATTTGATTCCACGGAACTGATTGCCAACAGCATTGCGGCTCTCAATAAGGATCTCCGTATCACTCCTCTCCAGTATACAATTCACACTGGAATCCAGAAAGACGGTATTACCGATGATCAGTTGAAGCATGGCGACGGCTTTGATCTCACGGATACGGATGTTGAAACACATAATGCCTCTGTGCACTCCATAGTCACATACGACCTGCTGGGCAAGCTTGCCGAAAATACACAGCTGACCAGAAAGACCATTGCCGCTATCTTGAGCGGGATCAATGCCGGATCATTCACACAATTTAAGGAAAACCCGGAACATTTCATTGCCGAGGCGTCTCGCCTGATCAATGAGCAAAAGGCCGCCACAGTTGTGGAACGGCTCAGTTACGACGCCGTTGAGGACTCCCACGACATAGGTATTTTTACCGCGAGCCAGACCAAGCACGACTTCACCCATGCGGGTAACAAACTTGAAAAACACATCTACGACTACGTAGTTACGGATTCCAGAGTGGAACGGAATTTCGTGAAGGAATTGGATACGAGTGATGATGTTATCGTCTACGCAAAGCTCCCCAAAGGATTCTTTATTCCAACCCCTGTAGGCAACTACAATCCAGACTGGGCCATTTCCTTCAAGGAAGGCAAGGTGAAGCATATTTACTTTGTGGCTGAAACTAAAGGCTCACTCTCCAGCTTGGATTTGCGCGGGATTGAAAATAACAAGATCGAATGTGCAAGAAAGTTTTTCGAAATGCTCAATAAAAAGCATGAAGAAAAAAATTTAAAATACGACGTGGTCACGAGCTTTGGGAAACTGATGGAGATTGTTGGAAAGGGTCAAAGACTCTAATAACTGATTTACTGTAGAGGAATATTTGAAAGGTAATTAGTGTTGGCAAAAAGGGGCTGGCAGTTTATCCGTAGCTACCAGTCCCTATTGTTAAAGTGAATTAATTTACGATAGGCTTTGTGTATCAAATATTAAATTTTAATTTAATAATATGACTCGTTGAATTATCTCCAAAGATACAGGTCATTCCTTTCTTTTTAGGCCATGAATACGCTTTATAATTGTGATTTTTTAAATAGTGCCAGTTGTTAATGATATATTGATGAGTATAATCGTTTGCTTCAATCATAGGTTTGATAATCCTGTGAAAACAATTACTGCAAGCATATTTATAGCGCTCAAACATGCTGACTGAGCAATATCTTCCGCAGCATAAACAGTTATAATTATGCAAAGGTTCGCCAGGAAGATGAAGAAGGTGTTGATATTTATCCCAATGAGCGTGTAAAATCCAAGGATCAATGCGGGGCGACATCCGCATATATCGATTTCTCCAGCAAGATGGACATAGAAACCTTTTGTGATCGATTTTATGATGCTCAAATCTAATGTGACAATACTTACACTCTAACCAAAATGTTCTCATATACAGATACTCCTTGTTTGTTTTTTGCCCAGTAAGCAGGACAATTTTCAAACGATTTATATCTATATACTTTTTATTATTTATCATGAGCATGAAATAGATGAATCAGAAGCAGAAAATGTGACATAGGTGTATGGCAATGATTAAAAAAGTCTCAGTCATGTTGCCGTTCAACTTTACCTGAAACTAAAAATATAGATATTATTAATTCAAACTCTAGGCGAAGAAACAATGTATTATAACAAAATCAAAAATTTCAAAAATTATAATAATTATATAAATAAAAAATTTGATTACTCTTCACTAATCTCCTCCATCAATCTCTCAATTGATTTCACAAAATTATTTTTTAGGTATGATTCAATCTCTAGTCATGACTTTTTAAAGTTAGCAAACAACATCTTCGACAGCGTTCATGTTATACACAAGAACTATCGTCACTTTAAAGCTTACAAGTTAATCGACAACGTTAATCACTTCTTCAGATTTAGTTTTATTTTTAAGGATAATTACTTCCTTGGTATTTCACTTCGAATTGGTCATCCGGACAAAAGTGTTGTTGACTTCATCGAGAATAATATTCCTTATACATATGCGATGAGTGCAGTTGAATACAGCGTCGACTTTCGAGGAAGTGATCCTTATGAGCTTTTCCGACTTATACGTACAACTGCTCACATAAGGTGGCCTGGAAAGAATACTCCTTCAAGTTATGCGACAACGTATTACTTATCTAACTCTAGAACATCATTAACTTCTGGATGTTATGCTTATATCAAGTTTAATACTCCAGAGAAGCCATTCGTTAGGCTGGAGTTAAGAGCCAGGAATCATTTCTATAAGAGAAAGAATATTAAAAAAATTAGAACAGCATTAAGCTTAAGGCCAAACGAAGTATTTAAAAATCTTTCGTTTTCTTATGTTGATTTAAAAGCATTGCTTGTTAAGTCGAAGTCATCATTGAATTTTGAAACAGAAAATGAAGAGAATAATATCATTCTAAATAAGTTTTTCGGGATGATAATGAATCAGTCAATATTTAATGATCTAGAATCTGATTCAGGTATTGTAGGTCTGACAGGAGTGAAGCAGAAGGTGTCATCAATAACAAAAAACTCAAGTACGATTTATAAGAAACATGAGTTTAACCAAATATTTTTTGAATCCATAAAAAATAGAAGTTTTATATAATTGTCCTTTCCTGTGGAGAGGATTGCGATGAACCAGTGGTTTGTCTTGGGGGGGTACGAACGGCGCAGTTGATGCGTCTTGGGTGGATTCTGGGGAGTGATTGAACGGCGTCGGTGACGTCGTTTATGATTTACTACTAAAGATTATCAATATTTTTATATATTAGGGACCAATCACC from Desulfomicrobium apsheronum harbors:
- a CDS encoding type III restriction-modification system endonuclease; its protein translation is MKLKFKVQPYQTSAVESVVDCFAGQVNTAGLAYRIDPGVNKKLLAQGATLPGINLDVEQTGFKNADIHLTDAQLLTNIQDVQRRQNLPLSENLVSSAGCKVNLDVEMETGTGKTYCYVKTFFEMNKRYGWTKFIVVVPSIAIREGVLKSLEITAEHFTESYGKKARFFAYNSRQLHHLESFSSDAGINVMVINIQAFNATGKDNRRIYDELDDFQSRRPIDVISSNRPILILDEPQKMEGSKTLEALTKFKPLMILRYSATHRTTHNKIHRLDALDAYNQKLVKKIAVRGIAVKGLAGTTGYLYLESIEISKKAPIARIEMEVRQGSGIKRIVKRLERGTDLFVESNELDQYRDFVIAQIDATKDTVEFTNGHVLSTGDATGDVTEMAIRRIQIREAIRAHLEKERILFAQGIKVLSLFFIDGVVKYRDYNHPDTKGEYARIFEEEYERLKGEFSSQLPLDSGEYQRFLKGIPVGLTHNGYFSIDKKSNQMKEPEGIKWVKDEETGQKTLRSDDVDAYDLILKDKERLLSFAEPVRFIFSHSALREGWDNPNVFVMCMLKHSDNSISRRQEVGRGLRISVNQLGDRMDNPATVHDVNVLTVVASESYKDFVGNLQREISESLSARPRKADEAYFTGKVVTTETGTVEITPVMAKQIYKYLLKNDYTDDADQVATVYHEAKAAGTLAALPPELAPHAEQIFGLIDSVFSDSQLPVPENANKAKINPINDANFQKKEFQALWSRINQKAVYRVEFDSTELIANSIAALNKDLRITPLQYTIHTGIQKDGITDDQLKHGDGFDLTDTDVETHNASVHSIVTYDLLGKLAENTQLTRKTIAAILSGINAGSFTQFKENPEHFIAEASRLINEQKAATVVERLSYDAVEDSHDIGIFTASQTKHDFTHAGNKLEKHIYDYVVTDSRVERNFVKELDTSDDVIVYAKLPKGFFIPTPVGNYNPDWAISFKEGKVKHIYFVAETKGSLSSLDLRGIENNKIECARKFFEMLNKKHEEKNLKYDVVTSFGKLMEIVGKGQRL